One segment of Fusarium oxysporum f. sp. lycopersici 4287 chromosome 7, whole genome shotgun sequence DNA contains the following:
- a CDS encoding hypothetical protein (At least one base has a quality score < 10), with protein MEKIDDTGIMGDASLGNDSATEGEIEAARPKEQVETDELDWDNSPHNPFNWPAWKKSLQVVMLSSAGLLASIGTSIMSPARKELMIEFNVSSTVALLPLTLYVLALGFGPVIGGPLSETIGRYPIYAASIPLGALFTLGAGFVHNIGGLGFLRFMAGLCWAPVLAVAPGTLSETFTPKNRGPVSAVFILMPFLGPGLGPVIGSFVVNRKGWRWTQWTLVFFSILAMIITAFSHETFHPVIKRRLMKKKGMKVDPPPPMAARLKMFALVAVVRPIRMLLLEPITGFICLYVSAEFGTLFSFFAAVPYTFGRVYQFSIEESGLVFLSIVIGCFLGLITVILCDVFLYRKQAPKYPPHQIPPEHRLYPSMIGSIGLPIGLFWFAWTARPGVSWASPAASMIIFAWGNLCVFVSTMQYITDTYHGSVVASAASANSLARYGFAGVFPLFTIQMYEKLGIDWASSLLAFVALALLPVPWVLFKYGPTIRAKSSYETVKFN; from the exons ATGGAGAAGATTGACGATACTGGTATTATGGGTGATGCGTCGCTTGGGAACGACTCTGCGACGGAGGGCGAGATTGAGGCTGCGAGGCCGAAAGAACAGGTTGAGACTGATGAGTTGGATTGGGATAATAGTCCTCATAATCCTTTCAATTGGCCAGCATGGAAGAAATCTCTTCAAGTCGTGATGCTATCCTCAGCAGGTCTTCTAGC ATCAATCGGAACATCAATAATGAGTCCCGCTCGCAAAGAGCTCATGATCGAATTCAACGTCAGCAGCACAGTCGCCCTCCTGCCTTTAACACTCTACGTCCTTGCCCTCGGCTTCGGGCCTGTAATCGGCGGCCCGTTATCAGAAACCATAGGTCGCTATCCTATCTACGCAGCGAGTATCCCTCTTGGCGCACTGTTTACTCTGGGTGCGGGCTTCGTGCACAATATTGGAGGTTTGGGCTTTCTGAGATTCATGGCGGGTTTATGCTGGGCGCCTGTGCTGGCTGTTGCGCCGGGGACGTTGTCCGAGACGTTCACGCCGAAGAATAGAGGACCTGTATCGGCGGTGTTTATCCTCATGCCGTTTTTGGGCCCAGGATTGGG ACCGGTTATAGGCTCTTTTGTGGTGAATCGAAAGGGATGGAGGTGGACGCAGTGGACGTTGGTCTTCTTTTCAATACTGGCTATGATCATCACTGCGTTCTCGCACGAGACGTTTCATCCGGTTATTAAAAGAAGACttatgaagaagaagggaatgAAGGTTGATCCTCCGCCACCGATGGCTGCTCGACTCAAGATGTTTGCCCTCGTGGCAGTTGTTCGACCTATTCGCatgcttcttctcgaacCGATCACCGGATTCATCTGCCTGTACGTTTCGGCCGAGTTTGGAACTCTTTTCAGTTTCTTCGCCGCTGTGCCGTATACCTTTGGAAGAGTCTACCAGTTCTCCATCGAGGAGTCAGGTctcgtcttcctctccatcgtcatcggctGCTTTCTCGGACTCATCACCGTTATTCTCTGCGACGTGTTCCTGTACAGAAAACAAGCGCCGAAATACCCCCCTCATCAGATCCCACCCGAGCATCGTCTTTACCCTTCCATGATTGGAAGTATCGGATTGCCAATTGGACTGTTCTGGTTTGCTTGGACAGCACGACCTGGCGTTTCTTGGGCAAGTCCCGCAGCGTCGATGATCATTTTTGCTTGGGGAAATCTTTGTGTGTTTGTTAGTACCATGCAGTATATCACTGATACGTATCATGGGAGTGTTGTCGCAAGCGCTGCTAGTGCTAATAGTCTGGCGCGGTATGGTTTCGCAGGAGTATTTCCGCTGTTTACTATTCAGA TGTATGAGAAGTTGGGTATTGACTGGGCTAGCAGCCTTCTGGCCTTTGTTGCGCTGGCCTTGCTGCCAGTTCCGTGGGTGTTGTTCAAGTATGGCCCGACCATCAGGGCCAAGAGCTCCTATGAGACAGTCAAGTTCAATTAA
- a CDS encoding inorganic pyrophosphatase codes for MVATSLLVELALLPCLVLGSSLAPRAKEFDYDSLTLREVGARNTLDWRVWLEKDGQPISFWHDIPLYPEKGNNRIVSYVVEIPRWTDGKIETRRDEPLNPIFHDDKKKAPRFVESVWPHKSYPFHYGSIPQTWESPNFDHDFTGYPGDNDPIDLFDITEAPAHVGQVKSVKVLGGLALNDGGETDWKVIAIDTKDPLAALVDSVEDLEKYRPGLAKTFYNWFTYYKVPRGDSVLEIVGGDYQNAKFMAKTIKSSHGDWQDLVRGKVDSNEINYNQTSTKSYKSYVKSKDATKKFGIPVKSNVLPAAERPAKYDLWYYLDKDYKLIQLPKN; via the exons ATGGTAGCTACTTCTTTGCTTGTTGAGTTGGCTTTATTGCCTTGTCTGGTTCTTGGTTCTTCTCTTGCGCCGAGGGCGAAGGAGTTTGACTATGATTCCTTGACTCTTCGTGAAGTTGGTGCTCGTAACACTCTT GACTGGCGTGTTTGGCTGGAGAAAGATGGGCAGCCTATTTCCTTCTGGCACGATATTCCTCTGTACCCTGAGAAGGGCAACAATCGCATCGTGAGCTACGTTGTTGAGATTCCCCGATGGACAGACGGCAAGATTGAGACCCGCCGTGATGAGCCTCTGA ACCCTATCTTCcatgatgacaagaagaaggccccTCGTTTCGTTGAGAGTGTCTGGCCTCACAAGTCATACCCATTCCACTATGGGTCAATTCCCCAGACTTGGGAGAGTCCCAACTTTGACCACGATTTCACTGGATACCCTGGTGACAACGATCCTATTGATCTGTTCGATATCACTGAGGC ACCTGCCCACGTTGGACAGGTCAAGTCTGTCAAGGTCCTTGGTGGCCTTGCATTGAACGAT GGTGGCGAGACTGACTGGAAGGTCATTGCCATTGACACCAAGGATCCCCTTGCTGCTCTAGTCGACT CCGTCGAGGACCTCGAAAAGTACCGCCCAGGTCTAGCCAAGACCTTCTACAACTGGTTCACC TACTACAAGGTCCCCCGCGGCGACAGTGTTCTCGAGATCGTTGGCGGCGACTACCAAAATGCCAAGTTCAtggccaagaccatcaagaGCAGCCACGGCGACTGGCAAGATCTCGTGCGCGGAAAGGTTGACTCCAACGAGATCAACTACAACCAGACCAGCACCAAGAGCTACAAGAGCTATGTCAAGAGCAAGGACGCTACCAAGAAGTTCGGCATTCCTGTCAAGTCCAATGTTCTTCCTGCTGCTGAGAGACCGGCGAAGTATGATTTGTGGTATTACCTTGATAAGGACTACAAGTTGATCCAGCTTCCTAAGAACTGA
- a CDS encoding endo-1,4-beta-xylanase, which yields MHKTTLLGLLASSPVSAQLHSLAQAAGLKYFGSAVDNGYLSDAPYSKLADDVEEFGQLVPENGQKWETVEPKQGDFVYTTADVVPDLAKKNGQILRCHALTWHSQLPTWVSSGAFSAKELTEVIEAHIANVVEHYKGDCYAWDVVNEAIDDSAEWRDSVFSRTLGTDFLGISFKAARKADPAAKLYYNDYNLEQNGAKTDKAIELVKLLQKEGAPIDGVGFQGHLIVGQTPSRSELAATFKRFTDLNVEVAITELDIRHESVPASAAELKTQGDEYADVVGACLDTKGCVGVTVWGITDKYSWIPGVFEGNGEALLYTDDYEKKPAWTSVSSLLAAAATEAPATSSVAPVETTAPATTLETKTKPVYTVPGTTNYMNTTAPQTEQTRTALATETDDNDDDCAETEAPFPTYAIPTNGTQVYPTKAPVDDDSDDDCAETEAPIPTQAPVPSGDCDEDDGEFEPTVAAIEPTTRVPVIRSSSAYTYKWNTETTAPQVPAPTGTAPAYPVGTGSGGVVKHYYQCGGKNYKGPTECEKPYKCVEHNEYYFQCV from the exons ATGCACAAGACTACACTCCTTGGACTTTTGGCCTCGAGCCCCGTCTCGGCCCAGCTTCACAGCCTGGCGCAGGCCGCTGGACTCAAGTACTTCGGCTCAGCTGTCGATAACGGATATCTCAGCGATGCGCCCTACAGCAAGCTGGCTGATGACGTTGAGGAGTTTGGACAGCTTGTTCCCGAGAACGGACAGAAGTGGGAGACTGTTGAGCCTAAGCAGGGTGATTTTGTTTATACGACCGCTGATGTTGTTCCGGATCTTGCAAAGAAGAATGGGCAGATTTTGAGATGTCACGCTTTGACTTGGCACAGCCAGCTCCCCACCTGGG TTTCTTCTGGTGCTTTCTCTGCCAAGGAGCTTACTGAGGTCATCGAGGCTCACATCGCCAACGTTGTTGAGCACTACAAGGGTGACTGCTACGCTTGGGATGTGGTCAACGAGGCCATAGATGACAGCGCTGAGTGGCGAGACAGTGTCTTTTCCCGCACTCTGGGAACTGACTTCCTTGGCATCTCCTTCAAGGCTGCTCGCAAGGCTGATCCCGCTGCCAAGCT GTACTACAACGACTACAACCTTGAGCAGAACGGCGCCAAGACTGATAAGGCCATCGAGCTTGTCAAGCTCCTTCAGAAGGAAGGCGCCCCTATCGACGGTGTTGGTTTCCAGGGCCATCTGATCGTCGGCCAGACTCCTTCTCGCTCTGAGCTTGCCGCCACTTTCAAGCGCTTCACTGACCTCAACGTTGAGGTCGCCATCACTGAGCTCGACATTCGCCACGAGTCCGTTCCCGCTTCTGCCGCTGAGCTGAAGACCCAGGGTGATGAGTACGCCGATGTTGTCGGCGCCTGTCTCGACACCAAGGGCTGTGTTGGTGTTACCGTCTGGGGTATCACTGACAAGTACAGCTGGATCCCCGGTGTCTTCGAGGGTAACGGCGAGGCTCTTCTCTACACCGATGACTACGAGAAGAAGCCCGCCTGGACCAGTGTTTCCAGCCTTCTCGCCGCCGCTGCCACTGAAGCCCCTGCCACCAGCTCTGTTGCCCCCGTTGAGACTACCGCTCCTGCTACCACCctcgagaccaagaccaagccCGTCTACACTGTCCCTGGCACCACGAACTACATGAACACCACTGCTCCTCAGACCGAGCAGACCCGCACTGCTCTTGCTACTGAGActgatgataatgatgatgactgtGCCGAAACCGAAGCCCCTTTCCCTACCTACGCTATCCCCACCAACGGAACCCAGGTCTACCCTACCAAGGCTCCCGTTGACGATGACTCCGATGATGACTGCGCCGAGACCGAGGCTCCCATTCCTACTCAAGCCCCCGTTCCCTCCGGCGACTGtgacgaagacgatggcgAGTTCGAGCCCACTGTCGCTGCCATCGAGCCTACCACTCGCGTCCCCGTCATCCGCAGCAGCTCAGCCTACACCTACAAGTGGAACACCGAGACAACTGCCCCTCAAGTTCCCGCCCCCACAGGCACTGCCCCCGCTTACCCCGTTGGAACTGGCTCTGGCGGTGTTGTCAAGCACTACTACCAGTGTGGTGGTAAGAACTACAAGGGACCCACTGAGTGCGAGAAGCCCTACAAGTGCGTTGAGCACAACGAGTACTACTTCCAGTGCGTTTAA